A window of Eubacteriaceae bacterium ES3 contains these coding sequences:
- a CDS encoding response regulator transcription factor, with translation MKYQILVVEDQEEIRSVIEKYLHHEGYEVQIAKDGFEALSLFNSNTTHLILLDVMMPGIDGFEVLTEIRKVSEVPIILLTAKQEEVDRIKGLKIGADDYVVKPFSARELMLRIQRLLKRVYQEIDEIVYKYQDFSLHTGSMKLYRGQDNIVITSAEYSLLLVLFKNQGQVLSREQLIEQAFGADYDGYDRNIDSYIKRIRQKIEKNPREPHILKTKYGAGYIFGGE, from the coding sequence GTGAAGTATCAGATACTGGTGGTAGAAGATCAGGAAGAAATTCGCAGCGTCATAGAAAAATATCTCCATCATGAAGGTTATGAAGTTCAGATCGCAAAAGATGGTTTTGAAGCGCTGAGTCTTTTTAACAGCAACACCACCCATCTCATTTTGCTTGATGTAATGATGCCAGGTATTGACGGATTTGAAGTGTTGACAGAAATCCGCAAAGTATCGGAAGTGCCGATTATTTTGCTGACGGCGAAGCAGGAGGAAGTTGATCGAATCAAAGGCTTGAAAATTGGCGCTGATGACTATGTCGTTAAGCCATTTAGTGCCAGAGAACTGATGCTTAGAATTCAGCGTTTATTAAAAAGGGTTTATCAAGAAATAGATGAGATCGTCTATAAGTATCAAGATTTCAGCCTGCATACTGGAAGTATGAAGCTGTACCGCGGTCAAGATAATATTGTGATTACTTCTGCCGAGTACAGCTTATTGTTGGTTCTATTTAAAAATCAGGGGCAGGTGCTGTCCAGAGAACAATTGATTGAACAGGCTTTTGGCGCTGACTATGATGGGTATGATCGAAATATTGACAGTTATATTAAGCGGATTCGTCAGAAAATTGAAAAAAATCCCAGAGAACCGCATATTCTTAAGACAAAATATGGCGCTGGTTATATTTTTGGTGGAGAATAA
- a CDS encoding transposase codes for MVHLEHFSDHPLDYITEFYTTERVRIDSCPHCYTRHRLHLHGIYHRHVIWYEDVFSIPVQRHYCIHCGKTVSVLPSFCHPGFQLALPFLLELLWAFFNGAHYANTLAHQHRRFITRRFLLCLNRLIEFFRICHDPLIDFPDFWHKKAIKLLEMVYSVGKPPIFGKRYHDHFKKGFMAH; via the coding sequence ATGGTTCATCTGGAACACTTTTCTGACCACCCGCTGGATTATATCACCGAATTCTACACCACTGAAAGAGTTCGTATTGACAGCTGTCCACATTGTTACACCCGCCATCGACTTCATCTTCATGGTATCTATCACCGGCATGTGATCTGGTATGAGGATGTCTTCTCCATTCCGGTCCAACGTCATTACTGTATTCATTGCGGTAAGACAGTCAGTGTCCTGCCTTCTTTCTGTCATCCAGGATTTCAGCTGGCGCTTCCATTTCTGCTGGAACTGCTTTGGGCCTTCTTTAACGGGGCTCATTATGCCAATACTTTAGCGCATCAGCATCGTCGCTTTATCACCCGGCGTTTTTTACTTTGTCTGAACCGGCTGATTGAATTTTTTCGCATCTGCCATGATCCTTTAATCGACTTTCCTGATTTTTGGCATAAAAAAGCCATAAAGCTTCTTGAAATGGTCTACTCGGTGGGCAAGCCCCCCATCTTCGGCAAAAGATATCACGATCATTTTAAGAAAGGATTTATGGCACATTAA
- a CDS encoding SHOCT domain-containing protein, which translates to MMGLIGLLIVGIILYFLFKNKDLLNANQKSDSSLELLKQRYIKGEIDEEQYQKMLEVLKH; encoded by the coding sequence ATGATGGGATTGATTGGTTTGCTGATTGTTGGGATTATCCTCTATTTCTTATTTAAAAATAAAGATTTGTTAAATGCCAACCAAAAGTCAGATAGTTCTCTTGAATTGCTCAAACAAAGATATATCAAGGGCGAAATTGACGAAGAACAATATCAGAAAATGCTTGAGGTTCTCAAACACTGA
- a CDS encoding copper-translocating P-type ATPase, giving the protein MNDHKDPQKMEEHQEMESDQHKNQGSMAGHDHNTQMTEHEGKNHYREMENHDQHINMEEHNHHNDMNEHTHHQEAMTHDQHENMESHTEHTEMKKHDRHAIMNGHEHHKGTTTHDSHEDMGEMDMHNHHSDMGGHDHHGGMEHVDHHKMMAMDFKKRFYVSFVFMIPVLLLSPMIQGFMGVSWRFAGDQYIVSVLATFLYFYGGKPFLTGAIDEIKKKSPAMMTLVAMSITVSYVYSLMTVFFIEGNDFFWELATLIVIMLLGHWIEMKSVIGASKALDELAKLMPETAHRIKNADELEEVKVHELEEGDFVLVKPGEKIPIDGKVFEGTSYVNESMLTGESVPVEKKADDEVVGGAINADGILKVEVLRTGSEMFLSQMIELVKDAQKNKSKTERLADQAAKWLFYIATTVGIITFMAWIFVTANLNFAITRAVTVIVISCPHALGLAIPLVTAVTTSIAAQHGLLIRNRAAFENARKMTAIVFDKTGTLTEGEFEVTDLVSEKDSDDKLLTIAASLEINSEHPIAEGIVKEAKTRGLKLMSVVNYINITGEGLSAEIDKQEVKIVSPGFMKKAQISYDEAKFQNLADDGKTVVFVLLDKVLLGMIALSDKIKEESEAAINGLHAMGIETVLLTGDNQTVANRVGQALKMEQIIAEVLPEDKVNQVSMLIEQGKTVAMTGDGVNDAPALAKADLGIAIGAGTDVAIEAADVILVKSNPNDVVSLISLSKKTYQKMIQNLVWATAYNLITLPLAAGILYNQGILVSPAVGALLMSLSTVIVAINARLIKF; this is encoded by the coding sequence ATGAACGATCATAAAGATCCTCAAAAGATGGAAGAACACCAGGAAATGGAGTCCGATCAACATAAAAATCAAGGTTCGATGGCAGGTCATGACCATAATACTCAAATGACTGAACATGAAGGAAAAAACCACTACAGGGAAATGGAAAATCACGACCAGCATATAAATATGGAAGAACACAACCACCATAATGATATGAATGAACATACTCATCACCAAGAGGCTATGACTCATGACCAACACGAAAATATGGAGAGTCACACTGAACATACTGAAATGAAAAAACATGATCGGCACGCTATAATGAATGGGCATGAGCATCACAAGGGAACGACGACACATGACTCTCACGAAGATATGGGTGAAATGGATATGCATAACCATCATAGCGATATGGGCGGTCATGATCATCATGGGGGAATGGAGCACGTTGATCATCATAAAATGATGGCCATGGACTTCAAAAAACGTTTTTATGTTTCATTTGTGTTCATGATTCCGGTGCTGTTACTCTCACCGATGATCCAGGGGTTTATGGGTGTTAGTTGGCGATTTGCCGGTGATCAGTATATCGTTTCTGTTCTGGCTACCTTTTTATATTTTTATGGCGGTAAGCCTTTCTTAACAGGAGCAATCGATGAGATAAAGAAAAAATCTCCGGCTATGATGACTTTGGTGGCCATGTCGATTACAGTATCCTATGTATATAGCTTAATGACAGTATTTTTTATTGAAGGCAATGATTTTTTCTGGGAACTGGCAACCCTGATTGTTATTATGTTATTGGGGCATTGGATTGAGATGAAATCGGTGATTGGTGCTTCCAAAGCCCTTGATGAACTGGCAAAGCTGATGCCGGAAACGGCCCATCGAATTAAAAATGCGGATGAACTGGAAGAAGTTAAAGTTCACGAACTGGAAGAAGGAGATTTTGTCCTGGTTAAGCCTGGTGAAAAAATACCGATCGACGGTAAGGTGTTCGAAGGAACTTCCTATGTTAATGAATCGATGCTGACGGGTGAATCGGTACCAGTGGAAAAAAAGGCAGATGATGAGGTAGTTGGTGGAGCCATCAATGCGGATGGCATATTAAAGGTTGAGGTATTACGTACTGGTTCGGAGATGTTTTTATCTCAAATGATTGAACTGGTCAAAGATGCACAGAAAAACAAATCAAAAACCGAACGTCTGGCCGATCAGGCTGCAAAATGGCTTTTTTATATTGCCACAACAGTAGGAATTATAACTTTTATGGCCTGGATCTTTGTAACCGCTAATCTTAATTTTGCCATAACCCGAGCCGTTACGGTTATTGTCATTTCCTGTCCCCATGCGTTGGGCCTGGCTATTCCTTTAGTAACGGCGGTAACAACATCTATTGCAGCCCAGCATGGTTTACTGATCAGAAATCGCGCTGCCTTTGAGAATGCCCGCAAGATGACTGCCATTGTTTTTGATAAAACAGGGACTCTAACCGAAGGGGAATTTGAAGTGACTGATTTGGTCAGTGAAAAGGATTCTGATGATAAACTTTTAACTATTGCAGCATCATTAGAAATAAATTCCGAACACCCAATTGCTGAGGGGATTGTAAAAGAGGCCAAAACAAGAGGGCTCAAACTTATGTCGGTTGTAAATTATATAAATATCACGGGCGAGGGTTTAAGCGCTGAAATTGACAAACAAGAAGTGAAAATTGTCAGTCCCGGCTTTATGAAAAAGGCCCAAATCTCTTATGATGAAGCGAAATTTCAGAATTTAGCTGATGACGGAAAGACTGTTGTTTTTGTACTACTCGACAAAGTGCTGTTGGGAATGATTGCCCTATCCGATAAAATTAAAGAGGAATCAGAAGCGGCGATCAATGGTTTACATGCTATGGGAATCGAAACAGTACTTTTAACCGGTGACAATCAGACGGTAGCTAATCGGGTTGGGCAAGCTTTGAAAATGGAGCAGATTATAGCCGAGGTATTACCGGAAGATAAAGTCAATCAGGTCTCAATGTTAATCGAGCAGGGTAAGACAGTGGCAATGACGGGTGATGGTGTAAATGATGCCCCGGCTCTGGCTAAAGCTGATCTAGGGATCGCTATCGGAGCTGGAACGGATGTAGCAATTGAAGCCGCGGATGTTATTCTGGTCAAAAGCAATCCCAATGACGTGGTTTCACTAATTAGTTTATCGAAAAAGACTTATCAGAAAATGATCCAAAATCTGGTATGGGCGACTGCCTATAATTTGATCACTCTGCCATTGGCGGCCGGGATTCTTTATAACCAGGGGATTCTAGTCAGCCCGGCAGTTGGTGCGCTTCTAATGTCTCTGAGTACAGTGATCGTGGCAATTAATGCCAGATTAATAAAGTTTTAA
- a CDS encoding uroporphyrinogen decarboxylase family protein, with the protein MEERQLSPRENALIAYKHGVPAYIPTLFTDITMIQANPSMERYCGSTSGVDGFGVEWTYVENAHAPMTTPGKILFDEISDWREYVNFPDLEKIDWEKQADIDVHTDFMALVAGAGLVPMADGKSAYDEDKLVLCMVINGPFERLHALMGFENALIALATEPEECYEYFKAVADWKIEYFKKIAKYYKVDVINGHDDYGSKDRMFMSPDTWRKLIKPHLKRMVEACHESGVLYQHHSCGHIEPILEDLVEIGVDAIDTLQGGSNKNLVALKKEFGDRITFCGGFDNQGVLELPDVTEDEIKAEYRRVVDGLAPAGSFVVFPITIGFDYVV; encoded by the coding sequence ATGGAAGAAAGACAGTTATCGCCCAGGGAGAACGCCTTGATCGCCTATAAACATGGCGTTCCTGCTTATATCCCGACACTTTTTACTGACATAACAATGATACAGGCAAATCCGTCAATGGAACGATATTGTGGTAGTACATCAGGTGTGGACGGATTTGGCGTTGAATGGACTTATGTAGAAAACGCTCATGCGCCGATGACAACACCTGGAAAAATACTCTTCGATGAGATTTCAGACTGGCGAGAATACGTGAATTTTCCTGACCTGGAAAAAATAGATTGGGAAAAACAGGCGGATATTGATGTTCATACTGACTTTATGGCCTTGGTTGCAGGCGCTGGGCTTGTTCCCATGGCTGATGGGAAAAGTGCTTATGATGAAGATAAGTTGGTTTTATGCATGGTCATTAATGGTCCGTTTGAGCGACTTCATGCACTGATGGGGTTTGAAAATGCCCTGATTGCTTTGGCGACTGAGCCTGAAGAGTGTTACGAATACTTTAAAGCAGTGGCTGACTGGAAAATAGAATACTTTAAAAAAATTGCCAAGTATTATAAAGTTGATGTAATTAACGGTCATGATGACTATGGGTCCAAAGATCGGATGTTTATGTCACCGGACACATGGCGAAAATTAATTAAACCTCATCTCAAGCGGATGGTGGAAGCCTGTCATGAATCAGGTGTCTTATATCAGCATCATTCTTGTGGACATATCGAGCCAATTTTAGAGGATCTGGTTGAAATTGGGGTTGATGCAATTGATACATTACAAGGTGGAAGCAATAAAAATTTAGTTGCCCTAAAAAAAGAATTTGGCGATCGAATAACATTTTGTGGTGGATTTGATAATCAGGGAGTTCTTGAGCTTCCCGATGTTACTGAAGATGAGATCAAAGCAGAGTATCGTAGGGTTGTCGATGGTCTCGCCCCAGCCGGTAGTTTTGTAGTATTTCCCATCACCATTGGCTTTGATTATGTAGTGTAA
- a CDS encoding AAA family ATPase — MYKSFFGFRQAPFDKSIDSSMLFQSEAYREVLARLDYLKTTKGFGLITGDPGVGKTSTLRVFADNLNPSLYKVMYFPMSSGTTMDFYRGLAFSLGEQPKFRKVELFFQIQNAIIDLYDKRRITPVFILDEMQSASAQFLHDLSIIFNFDMDKRNPFILILTGLPTLANRLALNQNRSLDQRLVTRFHFSPLTPDEVRDYIKHRFKHAGVSRNLINENAYAAISSSTGGYPRLVGNLVTQCLILAFQKQTDLIDEEIVFAASAEAGI; from the coding sequence ATGTATAAATCATTTTTCGGGTTCCGGCAGGCACCCTTTGACAAAAGCATTGATTCATCGATGCTCTTTCAGTCCGAAGCTTACAGGGAAGTTCTGGCCCGACTGGATTATCTCAAAACCACCAAAGGTTTTGGTCTGATTACCGGTGACCCCGGGGTTGGTAAAACATCGACCCTGCGGGTCTTTGCCGACAATTTGAATCCGTCCTTATATAAGGTCATGTATTTCCCGATGTCTTCCGGAACAACTATGGACTTTTACCGGGGTCTGGCCTTTTCGCTCGGGGAACAGCCGAAATTCCGCAAAGTGGAGCTGTTCTTTCAGATTCAGAACGCGATTATCGATCTTTATGATAAGCGCCGCATCACGCCTGTCTTTATCCTCGATGAGATGCAGTCGGCTTCAGCTCAGTTTCTTCACGATCTGAGCATCATTTTTAACTTTGACATGGACAAACGCAATCCTTTTATTCTGATACTCACCGGTTTACCAACGCTGGCCAACCGCCTGGCTTTAAACCAGAACCGTTCGCTGGATCAGCGGCTGGTGACCCGTTTTCATTTTTCACCACTGACACCGGATGAGGTCAGAGACTATATCAAACACCGCTTTAAACATGCCGGTGTTTCACGAAATCTGATCAACGAGAATGCTTATGCAGCTATTTCGTCTTCGACTGGCGGTTATCCTCGATTAGTCGGCAATCTCGTTACCCAATGTCTGATTCTCGCCTTTCAAAAGCAAACTGATCTCATCGATGAAGAGATTGTTTTTGCCGCTTCGGCAGAAGCCGGGATTTAA
- a CDS encoding DUF2680 domain-containing protein: protein MKKVLMILAVILLVSVPAGVLAATSDAEIAQGARGLCGFGFITTDLTEEQKADVDDAFNQMINLRKATINTFLEDGIMTQDQADLALERVDEMIEHHEEDGSVYGMMGGFGRGGMMGGYGCYDGDED from the coding sequence ATGAAAAAAGTTTTGATGATTTTGGCAGTAATATTATTGGTTTCTGTTCCAGCAGGCGTTTTAGCTGCAACATCGGATGCAGAAATTGCACAGGGGGCTCGCGGTTTATGCGGATTTGGTTTTATTACAACCGATCTGACAGAAGAACAAAAGGCAGATGTGGATGATGCTTTTAATCAGATGATTAATTTGCGAAAGGCTACAATTAACACGTTTCTTGAAGATGGTATAATGACTCAGGACCAGGCTGACTTGGCATTGGAAAGAGTGGATGAAATGATTGAACATCATGAAGAAGATGGTAGCGTTTACGGAATGATGGGCGGTTTTGGTCGCGGTGGTATGATGGGCGGCTATGGCTGCTATGATGGTGATGAAGACTAA
- a CDS encoding IS256 family transposase — protein MAQLNITLDTELLHGLFTKDSRDEAFSKLLETILNQVLVAQSAEQLGAERYERCEDRTAYRNGFRDRELTTRIGGITLRIPRHRNGEFSTTMFQRYQRSEQALMLAMIEMVINGVSTRKIENITEELCGQSFSKSTVSKLCENLDPVVNGFRNRTLEKHYPFIIVDALYLKVREDSRVRSKGLLVATAVNENGNREVIGFQLNDTETESSWGDFFQNLKERGLTAVDLIVSDNHKGLVNAIKKHFQGSTWQRCQTHFSRNVLDKTPKNQQSELKSYLKRIYNAVNIEDARNLLKDTLRHFESKAPKAIEILEEGFDDVMAVMSLPEKYRKRLRTTNSIERLNEEIRRRDRVIRIYPNEKSVIRLLGALLMEQDEKWSSGRKYLDMQDYYEFLKEQTAAVSSAA, from the coding sequence ATGGCTCAATTAAATATTACACTGGACACAGAACTTTTGCACGGACTTTTTACAAAAGATTCCCGGGATGAGGCTTTTTCAAAGCTTCTGGAAACAATTCTTAACCAGGTGCTTGTAGCGCAATCGGCTGAGCAACTTGGTGCTGAACGCTATGAGCGATGCGAGGATCGGACAGCTTACCGTAACGGTTTTAGGGATCGTGAATTAACAACGCGAATCGGTGGTATCACCCTGCGGATCCCTCGTCATCGTAACGGCGAATTCAGCACGACGATGTTTCAGCGCTACCAGCGGAGCGAGCAGGCTCTGATGCTGGCAATGATCGAAATGGTCATTAATGGGGTTTCAACCCGCAAAATCGAAAACATTACAGAAGAACTTTGTGGCCAGAGCTTTTCAAAATCAACAGTTTCAAAGCTGTGTGAAAATCTGGATCCGGTAGTAAACGGTTTTCGTAACCGAACGCTTGAAAAGCATTATCCATTTATAATTGTGGATGCTTTATATCTCAAAGTTCGCGAAGACAGCAGAGTCCGGTCAAAAGGTCTATTGGTAGCAACCGCAGTCAACGAAAATGGCAATCGTGAAGTAATTGGTTTTCAGCTGAATGATACCGAAACAGAATCAAGCTGGGGAGATTTTTTTCAAAATCTCAAAGAGCGTGGTCTGACAGCCGTTGATCTGATAGTATCCGATAATCACAAAGGACTTGTAAATGCGATTAAAAAACATTTTCAGGGATCCACCTGGCAGAGATGCCAGACACATTTCTCAAGAAATGTACTGGATAAAACGCCCAAAAATCAGCAGTCCGAATTGAAATCCTATCTGAAACGCATCTACAATGCAGTAAATATTGAAGATGCCCGCAACCTGCTGAAAGACACACTGAGACATTTTGAATCCAAAGCACCAAAAGCGATTGAAATACTCGAAGAAGGTTTTGATGATGTGATGGCTGTAATGAGTCTTCCTGAGAAATACCGGAAAAGACTGCGCACAACCAACAGTATCGAACGACTCAACGAGGAAATCAGGCGTCGTGATCGCGTGATCCGCATTTATCCCAACGAAAAATCGGTTATCCGTTTACTGGGTGCGCTGCTTATGGAACAGGATGAAAAATGGTCTTCCGGCAGAAAATATCTGGATATGCAGGATTACTATGAATTTTTAAAAGAACAGACGGCTGCTGTTTCATCAGCAGCCTAG
- a CDS encoding CGGC domain-containing protein, protein MKIGLIRCMKANKGMPVMDELLEMLRENGIENISPADISLSGLNSCGGCPGFKALSNTEDLVKHGADTIIFISPILKNNSKTYHCPHLKRMVEAAKSKLGEDIIVLQYAKR, encoded by the coding sequence ATGAAAATAGGATTAATCCGATGCATGAAGGCAAATAAGGGTATGCCAGTCATGGATGAGTTATTAGAAATGCTACGGGAAAACGGGATTGAAAATATAAGCCCTGCAGATATCAGTCTTTCAGGACTCAATTCCTGCGGTGGCTGCCCTGGTTTTAAAGCCCTATCAAATACCGAAGACTTAGTTAAACACGGCGCTGACACCATCATTTTTATATCTCCAATCCTAAAAAATAATTCAAAAACCTATCACTGTCCCCATCTCAAGCGGATGGTGGAAGCCGCCAAAAGCAAACTGGGAGAAGATATTATTGTTCTCCAATACGCTAAAAGGTGA
- a CDS encoding HAMP domain-containing sensor histidine kinase encodes MSIRRQWMTVLILSVVLSVAINSTVFGILINRTFIDYSTESYGNHVAQLEELSQKVLLDDSYTEQQINMQLESHLSDPIKQIRIYDVNGNLMGEVGNYSVPMMSGMMGRMNSSQTEEIDTRDIVVDEMVIGELIITRYSSISDSLEARKFMLSLAGSGFLSFGIVFTLIFIIGIFISRRMSRDLRATAQQAIDIDLGNTSPVPKSKVEEIRTIQHSLDTLNSRLKMKQTSRKKLIDELVHQTRTPLTILRTHLEGFQDGIIEFTPEEVKICETQIENITSIISNMSGMIDAQKELEPVIIEEVEMASLFKQIVTGLKMQFDKKSIELNLISHQKISVKTDRYKLSQVVYNLLTNAYKFTEYGGSVTINYFSQKDMLTIVVEDSGKGISKEEQSKIFNVYFRGDNSQNTSGDGIGLYVVKENLEKIKGVIDLESTVGKGSKFTVRIPLDLDHVTKND; translated from the coding sequence ATGAGTATTAGAAGACAATGGATGACCGTACTAATCTTATCGGTAGTTTTATCGGTAGCCATTAATTCGACGGTGTTTGGGATTCTGATTAACCGCACATTTATTGACTATTCGACTGAAAGTTATGGCAACCATGTAGCCCAGCTGGAAGAGTTGTCACAAAAAGTATTACTTGATGACTCCTACACTGAGCAGCAAATAAATATGCAGTTGGAATCGCATTTAAGTGATCCGATTAAGCAAATAAGAATTTATGATGTCAATGGCAATCTTATGGGTGAAGTTGGCAATTATAGTGTTCCGATGATGAGCGGAATGATGGGACGAATGAATTCGAGTCAGACAGAGGAAATTGATACACGCGACATAGTCGTTGATGAAATGGTGATCGGAGAACTGATAATAACCCGATACAGCTCGATCAGTGATTCTCTGGAAGCCAGAAAATTTATGCTCTCGTTGGCTGGAAGTGGTTTTCTTTCCTTTGGCATAGTCTTTACATTGATTTTTATTATTGGTATTTTTATCAGTCGAAGAATGAGTAGAGATTTAAGGGCTACTGCACAGCAAGCAATTGACATTGATCTGGGAAATACCAGTCCGGTTCCTAAATCTAAAGTCGAAGAGATCCGTACGATTCAGCACAGTTTGGATACATTAAATTCCCGTTTAAAAATGAAACAGACCAGCCGTAAAAAACTGATTGATGAACTGGTTCATCAGACCAGAACACCATTGACCATTTTAAGAACACATTTGGAAGGCTTTCAGGATGGAATCATCGAGTTTACACCGGAAGAAGTAAAGATCTGTGAGACTCAAATTGAGAATATTACTTCGATAATCAGTAATATGTCAGGTATGATCGATGCTCAAAAAGAGCTTGAACCGGTCATTATTGAAGAGGTGGAGATGGCTTCGCTTTTCAAACAGATTGTCACTGGTCTGAAAATGCAGTTTGACAAAAAATCAATTGAGTTAAATTTAATTAGCCATCAGAAGATTTCTGTTAAGACAGATCGATATAAATTAAGTCAAGTGGTTTACAACTTATTGACTAACGCATATAAGTTTACAGAGTATGGCGGATCAGTCACGATTAATTATTTTAGTCAGAAGGATATGCTGACTATTGTCGTTGAAGATAGTGGAAAAGGTATTTCGAAAGAGGAACAATCAAAAATATTTAATGTTTATTTCAGGGGGGATAATTCACAAAATACTTCAGGAGACGGAATTGGTCTATATGTGGTCAAAGAAAATCTGGAAAAAATCAAAGGTGTTATTGATCTAGAGTCAACAGTAGGAAAAGGCAGTAAATTTACTGTTCGTATACCTCTTGACCTAGATCATGTCACAAAAAATGATTAA
- a CDS encoding DDE-type integrase/transposase/recombinase has translation MTEKDKELIALFRYGLIAPLLTDTVSSHAAYLDEISAKTHDVPHYGTRTYNRKTLLEWLRLYRRHGFDALKPKVRTDKGSSRALSAESTKLLLTLRTENIHLSVKLFHEWLIHEGHFTSSDCSYSTVYRLLKKHQLLKPSQTDTADRRRFAHVDINTLWQTDVSHGPYLTLNGKKRKTYLIAFIDDASRRITGAQFMLAEKNEDLLHVLKSALLTCGKPTMLYADNGKIFRSHQLNTSCATLGIALVNTRPYDPKSKGKIERFFKTVRSRFYPLLTDSDLMDLDVLNQRFEAWLARDYHHKLHSSLNEAPMVFYMRGSDRIKHFSDPRIIDEAFLIRATRKVKSDATISLHNALFEASPMFIGKSVDIRYPNECPDEIYLYENSVRILTCKKVIMADNAIAKRNNNVISYSTLGGVPHV, from the coding sequence ATGACTGAAAAAGACAAAGAACTGATTGCTTTATTTCGCTATGGCCTGATTGCGCCATTGCTTACGGATACCGTCTCGTCCCACGCCGCTTATCTGGATGAGATCAGTGCCAAAACCCATGATGTTCCGCATTATGGCACGCGCACCTACAACCGCAAAACCCTGCTGGAATGGCTCCGTCTGTACCGGCGTCATGGTTTTGATGCGCTCAAGCCCAAGGTTCGGACAGACAAGGGTTCTTCCCGGGCTTTATCAGCGGAATCGACTAAACTGCTCCTTACGTTACGAACGGAAAACATCCATTTATCGGTGAAGTTGTTCCATGAGTGGCTCATTCATGAAGGGCACTTCACCAGCTCTGACTGTTCCTATTCCACAGTGTATCGGCTGCTGAAAAAACATCAGCTGTTAAAGCCATCCCAGACGGATACGGCTGACCGCCGCCGTTTTGCCCATGTTGATATCAACACCCTGTGGCAGACCGATGTTTCCCACGGCCCATATCTGACTCTTAACGGTAAAAAGCGCAAAACCTATCTGATCGCTTTTATCGATGATGCTTCCCGGCGAATTACCGGGGCTCAGTTCATGCTGGCTGAAAAGAATGAAGATCTCCTTCATGTCCTTAAATCTGCTTTACTTACCTGTGGCAAGCCCACCATGCTTTATGCTGATAATGGCAAGATTTTCCGTTCTCACCAACTGAATACTTCCTGTGCCACTCTGGGCATTGCACTGGTCAATACCAGACCTTACGATCCCAAAAGCAAAGGCAAAATCGAGCGCTTTTTCAAAACCGTCCGCAGTCGTTTTTATCCGCTTTTGACGGATTCCGACCTGATGGATCTGGATGTCCTCAACCAGCGCTTTGAGGCCTGGCTGGCCCGGGATTATCATCATAAGCTTCATTCAAGTCTCAATGAAGCACCGATGGTCTTTTATATGCGGGGGAGCGACCGAATCAAACATTTCTCTGATCCCCGGATCATTGATGAAGCCTTTCTGATCCGGGCAACCAGAAAGGTCAAGTCGGATGCCACCATTTCGCTGCACAACGCCCTTTTCGAAGCTTCGCCAATGTTTATCGGCAAGAGCGTGGATATCCGCTATCCCAATGAATGCCCTGATGAGATCTATCTTTATGAAAACAGTGTCCGGATTCTTACCTGCAAAAAAGTCATCATGGCGGACAATGCCATTGCCAAACGCAATAACAATGTTATCAGCTACAGCACGTTAGGCGGTGTTCCTCATGTATAA
- a CDS encoding PTS ascorbate transporter subunit IIC, producing MAENKKKQIPLRLSPKLYEAIAAWAEDDFRSVNGQIEYLLTECVRQRKKNGKYVSDELDIPPELDV from the coding sequence ATGGCTGAAAATAAAAAGAAACAGATCCCTTTAAGACTTTCCCCAAAGCTCTATGAAGCCATTGCTGCCTGGGCTGAAGATGATTTTCGCTCAGTTAACGGACAAATTGAATATCTGCTGACAGAATGTGTCCGTCAACGTAAGAAAAATGGAAAATATGTCTCTGATGAATTGGATATTCCACCTGAGTTGGATGTTTAA